Genomic segment of Cygnus olor isolate bCygOlo1 chromosome 20, bCygOlo1.pri.v2, whole genome shotgun sequence:
tttaaaaataggGTGAGGGAGTAGCGAGGTGATGCTTGCTAATTGCACCAGGCTTTTCATGGCAGAAACAAGCAGCCAGCTATGGAGGCATACGAAAAACCCTATGAATCTCCCAAAGCTACCACCCAGCAGATAAAGCTCTGTActttggtaaaataaaaattaacatcaGCTTGACACTCAGGAGCTGTCAAAAATCAAGTCAAAAATTTTGCCCCCAAAATCAAAAATGGCAGGTTGTTAAAAACTACTATAAAAGGGaatggagaaagaaatagaaacattaTTATTCCGCTGCATAAACCCATGATTCACCCACACTTTGACCACTGTGTATAATTTTTGATTTTACCACTCtataagaaaataacagaactggaaaaagttACAGGGAAGGCAACGTGGGTGATGCACAGAGCACTCCTGAACAGCCAAGCCAGGTAGAGAAATCCAGAAAATTCTAGAGAAGTTTCCAATCTAGAGAAAATGCAACCAAGGGAAATCACTAAAAGCATTTAGAATCACAAATGGTGCAGTGAAGGGGATGTCCAGAGAGACACATTTACACACGTAcgcacaaagaaaacaaactaacagagattcaattaatatttaattgggttaaaagagacaagaaaaggTGTCTTGCACAAAATGCAATTAAGCTATGGACTGAACTCCTTGTCACAGATCCCGTATATGCAACACGTCTACATTggttgggaaaaaaagacaagttcaTGGAAGTGAAATCCACCGAGGGCTATTAAATTTGACAACTCATGTTATAGTTGATTAATACCCTGGGGAAGAGTAAAAGAGTAGAGCAAACATGGACTGACGCTTTTCCAAAATGCTCCAACACTGCAGCCTCAGGGAATTACTGTCAAAGGAAATGATGAGCTGTATGGTCATTTGATCTGATTAAGGCTAACATTCTCATCTCGAAAGCAGAGATCTATATTCTCTGCTCCAAAGCAGAGAGCTATTGAGGCATTCGCTAAATCCTGTTTTCTCAACATtggcaaaattaaatgaattatataaaaataagtaagtgGAGTGTAGCTGGAGGGATGACAACATTAATCTCACTAAAATCATTCTGAAGTCAACTATCAGTAATACTAATGGAATTGATTCCAGGAATTTATGATACAACCATGATATTAGCAAAACTTACAGAATCAACCTAGTTGTTAGCAGTGTGGAAAAACAAGGAATGATCTAACATCCAGctgttggaaaataaaaaacaaaagcttctaagattcatagaatcatagaatcattaaggttggaaaagacctccaagatcatctggtccaaccatcaccctactgccaatgtcacccactaaaccatgtccctgtgcaccatgtccaaccttttcttgaacacccccagggacagtgactccaccacctcccagggcaacccattccaatgcctgactgctctttctgagaagaaatgtctcctcatttccaacatGAAcgtcccctggcacaacttgaggccattccctctagtaCTATCACTAgctacctgtgagaagaggccgatcCCCACCTCCCCAAACCTtgctttcaggtagttgtagagaacaATAAGGCCCACCCcgagcctcctcctctccagactaaacacccccagttccctcagccgctcctcacaggacttgtgttccaggcccttcaccagcttcgtagccctgctctggacacagtccagggcctcgatgtccttcttgtagtgaggggcccaaaactgaacacagtaccaACAGTGAAAATTTGGCCTACGCTTTGTAGGACTTCCGAGGCCTGAAATCAACCACTCCACAACACCACCTCCTCCTTAACAACACTCCGTAACAACTCccatgaggagaggctgaggacacctggCCTGTCCAGCTTGGAGGAAAGAAGGCCAAGAGGTGACCTCACCGCTCTCCACAGCTTCCTaaggaggggaagtggagaagGAGGCaccagtctcttctccctgctcaCCAATGACAGGATGAGCAGGAACAGCATAAAGCTGTACCAGTGGAGGGTCTGACtggacatgaagaaaaatttctttaccgtgagggtggtcaaacactggaacaggcttcctagcaaTGTTACAAAGGATCCAATACAAGCATTTATCTGAAGTCTTTCAATCACAggtcatacacacacacacacacacaaatgattACATAATCTCCTCAACAGATCAAGTTCCATTTTTTTGTCCAAGAATAGAAAAACAGTTCACAGACAAATAATACAAGtgaagaaattacaaaaatgtcCTATGGAAATCATGAGTCACTCCATTAAGCAAACTAGAAACCATTGCgataaaatggaaattcttaTATACATCTCCCTCCTCTCGagacaatattattttaagtgcTTACAATGTTTCAGTAGAGAAGTACAAATCAGTCATAATCTTTGCTGAAGACATGAAGGCTGCAGATATACCAGTAAATTAAGTGCATCCAGATCTGTTCTCTGGCACAGACTCTGTTAATACCATTAAAATTTCTTACTCTTCCAAGTCAAAACAGCCACATCCAAACTGTCTGTTGGGAATGGTCCCATGCCAACTGCAAAACTTAGCCCAGTACTTTCCAGGCAGAGTGCTAACTAGGCTAGCAGTCTAATTCTAGAGTGGATCAAGACACCCAGGCTCTTTACCTGCGAAGTTCAATACACTAGCATAGGCACAGACAGATATGCCTAAGTTCAGCCATGGTTTCAACAGAGGCATACCTTGCCAAATGCACCTGGGAGTTAGAACCTAAACGTAAACAAAATCGGAGAACATGAAAATAGCTCCATGCTTATAGCTTGATGTATACCCATTTGCCCTGCATGATTTCATATGTTCTAACAGCACATGCCAGCTCAGGAAAGTCcccaaacaaatacaaatacagtatGATCAGCAGCAGATCTTTTCCACGCTTGAACAACCATAGAAATTTCTCCAAAGATCTGTTGGAAATCGAAGGAAAACATATCTCTCTCTATGTACTCAAGATAGCAACAGACATTGATAAACAGTGTTAGCAACTCAGCTGTGCCATAGGGGATGAGACTGACACTCCAGCTTCTTCCATTCTTCTCAGGCACAAGCTACGTGCAAAATACCAGGGAAGAACCCTGAAGACCACCTTTTCAGTGTGACCTTATCATGTCAGTTCACCAAGTTATGCTTAAGGGAAGTGAGATGACTTGGTTTTATGATGAGTACCAGTACCAAAGCTGTGCAGGAAATTATGGAAAGCAGCTGTGCCTGTTCTTGTCAGATCAATGAACATGTCATGATGGACCTGAATGCAACAGCTGTGCAAGCTCTGATCCTTTACCAACCAAAAGACCGATGAGAATGAGGATGACATCCAAGGTCTCTTCCataaaggaaaatgggaaatgtCTTAGACATTTAGGTGGGATTAATTGCATTACCGCTACGCAGTCTACCAGTTTTCAAAACTAGGCATCTGTGCTCTCTACACCATTGATGAAGAAATAGGCTCATCAGAAAGATAAGAGTTGTCTTCCAAAGGTATATATCTAAGAAAGTTGGAATGACTCAACATCTGGGAGGTGCCTGTTTCTCTCTACTGACTATATATGTAATCTGACAAGCCCAGGCATATACAATTCAATATTATACATTCAGATGAATCTTAGGCAAGATGAATCCTACTACGAGTTTTACAAGTGCATTACTAATGCATCCAGTCTGCTTTTCTCAAGGGAAAATATGGTGCTATTTATGCTGTGTTAAAACACagatgctgtattttcagctgcttctttaAGATACCCCTTGTGACTAACACATACGTGAATTTTAAGCTTTACATATgagaaaagataaatacatatttatctTAACAGAAAATGTACCATTCAGAATAATGTGACTACTCCTAAGCTCTCACTCACCAGAAGGGTTATCAGATGTAAATGAACTCTACAGCCACAGATGTATTCAAAAGACATGACTGGACCTGCAGTGTCAGGTGGCACCAATAAGTAATGTTTCTCACATAGTCTCATTGACTTATTTGTCATTATTAGAATACTCAATCAAGCTTCACTACATTTCTTTTATGCAATCCTACTACTATCAAAAGTTTTGCAGTTAGCTGAAGTTGCAGAACTAAATTCTTAAAACAACTCTTCTCTaatactagagaaaaaaaatccagatgagCATCTGATTTTATTGCCTTTCCAATAAGaatcataatgaaaaaacaaggaaatctTTTGGTTTCTTAAGTTAACAAAGAAATTTGAATATACATACTGACAAACCTTTCGACAAAGTCCTACTTTGATTTAATGGCACTACAAAAACATTATGTTCATTATAAGTGAAATGAAGAGAGTCAACTACAAGATCGGACATAGATTCTTTAGTCCTGTCACTTATGAAATACATACTTTAAGATTAACTGTCACTTTTGAAATGAGCTAACCTTGGTTCTGTGCTCTCAAGATTAGGGAAAGTAGACTTTTCATGCGGACATACgaaaaaataagctttcagCATTCTGTAAGGTATAGTATACAACAAAAAGGATAGCAGAGAGATGAAGAGATACACAGGAAGAGAAGTAAAAACAGTGTCCAAAGTGGCAGTGAACATGAAGTGGTTTATAAAACAGTCAAATGAAATTACAAacctttcttctcagaagtACTAATGAACTCATTGGAGTTTTCAAAAGTCTCAGACTCCATACctttctctatttttgtttgaattacACCTTAATTTTCATACCTTGCAAAATTTGGTATGCTTTTATCATGCTTTCCCCTTGCTAATGATTCTGTCTGTACTTTTCCCATGCTAttgcaaaggagagaaaagatttttgagCACCATAACTGATTTCTACTTCAAACGTTTATAACTACAGTGAGACAGATCAGCGTCATCCAGTTCCAGAGATCTACGTATTCATGTCTAAATCTAACCTAGTCACACGCAACTCCTCTACAGTCAATACTGCAAAATAGGGTGGGATCACTCCTGTCCTGGTAGTGCCTAGGACAAAGTCTAACACAAGCTATATGAATCAAACCCTAGAGATGTCCATTTCCTTTGTTTGACTATAGATGAGGTTTGGGGGACAAGCTGATATATAGGCATCTAAAATTCAAGAAGATGAATCTCAGCCTATGCTCTGTGTCCAGACAGAAGCAAAGTAGGGACCATTTCCCACCTTAAGCTCACATTCTCATGTCACCCTGCTCCTTGGAGGAGGCTTAATAACTTGCAGCTTGTGATGCAGGCAGTAGTCACAAGTAATCTTTATAAGCAGCACAGGGCAAGGAACATATGACAAAAGTTCCCTGTCTCTTAAACCTTTACAAGTGTACACAGGATTTGCATAACTCCTCAGAATCCTTCCTTGACAAGAAGTATGTAACGGAAAGTAGTGATTATTGTTTGAAACATGAGCTAATATTCTCTGCAGAGGTCTCAGaagacacacacaaaagatgTGAAGATTTCATCGTGTACTTGTTGGAGAAAGACAGCAGACACCACATGCCGGATTTCTAAACGGGGATATCTGACTCAGTGAAGGTGCAGCTGCCAAGGGAGGAACAGGCAGAAAGTGAGAGTAATAACTgagttttaatttgttcaagGAAAGAGTCACTATGTTCTGAAGttctagggaaagaaaaaaacaacaaacagaagcCCCCCAAACTACTGCATGTTTTATTCCAGTTCAAAGCAAGGGCAGAAGAATAATTTGCTTCAACTAccttctaggaaaaaaaaacacttgtctGTAGGAAGACTGAAAAGTTtagcagaaatgttttagaCAAAAGAAGGTAGTCAAGACTTTTGTAACTCTTCAGTCTTaagtgcataaaaataaaacatggaagaagctaataagaaaaaaaaaaagagaaaataacatcGATTATGGACCAGAATtaaattttctgcagaagaCTTTTGACTGACCTCCAACTTAAAAAAGTTACTTGGGAAAACGTAGGACTGAGGAGTAGTATATTACTTTTCAACAAGTTATCAGTGGTTTAGTATCATCCCCCtcagttttcctttatttaaaaataaataaataaataaataaataagaagttAGGCTAACACTGACTAGTTGTGGACAAATACTTTTCTCCTCACCGTCAATAGGGAGGCTACATGGAAAATCACCAGGGGACACTTCAAATCTAGAGGAAGGACAGGAACATCAAACAGGGAacctttttgctttaaaaggtCTCTCATCCTCTTAGAGTTTAAAATTTCTAATTCTCACTTGAAATACGCATGACACAGCATTATAGAAAAGTTAtaactttcagaattttttctCACCTGTTGGATAATAGGTTTGTGAGAACTGCATTGAAGATGTGTAGCTGCTGTATTTTGGAGGGGAAGTGGCAATGGCTTGAGACCGTTGCTGAAGCGGCACAGGAGAGGTGTTGGGCTGTAGTGTGTACGTGACCTCTGTTGGAAACCTCTGGAGTACTGGAAAGGCAACCCCTTTATCTGAAAAGGCTGGGGAAGCCTCGTGTCCTGGAACAAACCCAAGAGAATTCTGCCATGTTCTGGAAGGGACTGGAGTCCGATCTAAACTTTTTGACGGTAACGTGCTGTGGTTGTGGGATGAGGCCGATATGTAGGAGTAAGGAAATAAACTGTCTTGATGATAAGGTCCATGAAACTGTCCTACAGTCAGCAGTCCTGCATTGGgtacaaaataaagtaaaacaagtGTGAATGAAAGGAGTTTTCACAGGTAATGAAAGGTAATATGGGGAGCCAAGGCTCTAAAACATTATTTGGGAAGACAACACTTCTTTCAATATACTTAATCCAGAAACAGACTGTATTCTTCCACCTGAACGTACAGTAACAGGTGCAGTGTCAGTACACAGTTGTCTATGTAGCATTTCTCCATGAGCCTGCAGTAACCAGTTATCTGTATTTATCTATGTAGTATAATGAACATATAATGCATAGTAAATTAGTAAACCACACTAAACcaattttaaaagtactgtGTGTTAAATCAgacagtatattaaaaataaaaaatgaaaaacaaatcataaaGCCGGAATATATGAAACTCCAATGCTGAAAGCTCAAAGACAGCCAAAGAAAGGCAATGTCAAAATCCTCCAAGTGGTTTTGAAATCCAAGCTCAGATGTTTCAGGACAAATCGtttttgtcaagaaaaaaaataatgatagaAGCATTTATTGTTGAATCtgaagaaagagcagcagacaAGGATATAAAAGCAACTGTTTCCTCCCAAGTGTCATTCATCGTACTAGCCTCTTGTTCTCTAGTATGAAAAACTAGAACTGCAAATTAGCACCAGAGGAAGCCAGAGCTACATATCACTTGGCTTCTGTGTAAGTTACAGGACATCAGTGAtaatgaaaaagggaagaagtaTTAGAAGTAacctgtaaaagaaaagaataatgaatTTGTAATCAAGATCTTGCATCAATGCTTACAGATAAGGTATTTTCACTTAGAccctgtggttttgtttgttgttgttgttttataactttttgaagtgttaaaattttaaagcagcTATTTTCCTTTGCCAGGTTATGCCCCGATTTCATTtggattttaatatttctgcatgAACAAGCAAGTCTTTTTCAAGAAGGGGAACGAGAAAGAAGGCTACAAGCTTTGTAATTCATTGTTGTGTACGTTTAAAGAATATCCTCTCTTATATACACAGCCTTGCTTTGATTAACAAAGATCACTTGTCATTTTTAAGTCAACTTTTTTCCAGTCAGCATAACTAGTTCAGTTTAGATACCATGTCTTATGCCATGATGACATAGTTTCTATTAGAGTTTTTGCTGACATTCTCAGAACACTGACTATAAAACTCAGAATGCCTTTATGCTCATTGAATTCCTAAAAGAACTACCGTATTTATGACTTTTCCACAGTACCGTATACAGCTATAATGCTAATTATAAGCTTAAGAACGGTTTGCATCAAActagacttttttaaaaaacagcctCACGTTTACCTCTTTCACTCTTCTGATAGGAACTAATTCAAGAAATGGGTAACATACAGTCATTATTCCACAAGTTCATATTAAACCATTAGGAATCACTAAATAAATACCACCTGCCCCCTAAACTTTAGTAAGAGTTTATGTATAGGactgtttatttcagtattttcaccatataaaaacagagaatgaaGAGAGTATGAGGATTCCTTTCTTCCTATTTTACCTTTGGATAGGGAAATTAAGATTATCTAGTTTCAGGTTACAATTATCAGGTTACAATGTACCAGTGCTTTAACAGGAATTGTTCCTGGACATTTAACACAGAGCTACATGTTGCAAGACATTTGGAACAGACTGAcactttgcaaacaaaaatatcttccaCCTATCAAATTACCtcatatttaaagcaaaataagacATGCCCCTAAATAGTTAGTACAGAACAGACTGCACAGTAAATTGTCAGCCTGTCAGAACTCGACGGCTATAAAAACTgatgttctctttttctttctagaaactCAGACTCCTAGAGCAAAAGCTCTCTAAAAACTGGGACAAAAATGCACCCATAAAAACAgacgggggaaaaaaaggctgtgttttCCTTAGGATTTACTCTATCAATGGCCTGTAGTACACCAGTTCAGACCTGATTTTATTGAAGACATCCTTAATTACTCATCTTAGCcttaaaaatgttgaaacaaaatctttaaatgCTTCCTAGCCTCAGTATTGAAGCAAGCTTCTTCCCTTCCtagaagtttctttttgttttcttgctattACGGGTGCAGTTCCACTCACATTACAGAAAACACCACACGAATTAGATTACAGTTATTACTTGGAAACAACAACCAGGAATAAATACCAGGCTACCCTGATCTGCCCTCACCGAGGGCTGGTACTGCAGGAAGCAGTACCAccatctgctttttcctttctggttgCAGAGTCCTGCCACTTCTCCCACCCCGAGCCTCTCAGTTCTGCACCCAGCTCAGCCCTACAGGGGCAGCCTGCTCTTCCCTTCAGGGCACGGTGCACAGCCAACGACTGCAAGGAAGGTGATGGCAACGTGTGGCCacgggagctgggagcaggactgCTCTTTTGGTAGCAGCCCACGGTTGGGCCAGGCTGAGAGCACAGCAAACGAAGACACCCGCACCTTCCTTGCGCGGCGCCAACTATAATTCTCCCATTCTTATCTGGAATTTGTGGAATGATCCTCCAAGAGCTCAGGCTTGCCTTGGAAAACTCGAACCCTCTCAAGGAGGGTTAGGAAGATGATAAAACATATTCTGAGGCCTTCTAACAATCTTACATCCAGTTCAGCTTTCACCCTGTCATTCGATCCTCTTTACAAACTCTTCTCTCTGGGGAGAGGCCTGTCAGAAATCTTACAACCAGGCCCTTTCTCCTCTACGAGGGCTCGCTGAGCATCCCCGCTGACGGGCCGGGAGCCGAGCCcagcgccccgcgccccgcccggCCTCCCGCAGGCCCCGCCGCGCCTCACCGGGCCGGTCGGCCTTGCCGGGCGTCgagggcggcagcagcaggtccccgTGCAGCGAGGTGCCGAGCAGGCGCTGGAAGCGGTTGGGCGGGCGGCTCGTCACCTCCAGCCCGGCCGCCAGCTTCGCCTTGTTGGCGCTCGTCAGGCGCTTCAGGTGGACGAGGAGGTCGGGGCGGTCGCGGCGGAAGTGGGGGCTGTGGAAGTGGTGCAGGGGGcccccggagccgccgccgTCGCCCCCTGGGCCCGGCCCGGGTCCGggcccggtcccggtccccgcCGCTCCGCCCGCCGGCCCCATCACCACCTTGCGGAAGCCGTAGAGGTTGAGCTGCCGGATGAAGCTGGTGAAGTTGGTGGTCTTGAAGAGGTCGCCGGCCCCTACCGCCCCGtcgccgcccggccccgcggcgcggcccggccccgcgcccagCAGCTCGGACTCGAAGAGCGGCTGGTCGATGAGCAGCCCCTCGCCGCTGGCGTCCCAGCGGATGGAGCGGAACAGCGGGCTGTTCACCAGCCGCCACAGCTTGGCCGGGAAGTTGTTGGGGTTGATGGGGGCGGGCAGCAGCGGCTCCTCCATGGcgacgggacgggacgggacggggcggccGCTCACGCCCCAACGGCCGCCTCGCGAGGGCCGCCGCCACCGGGCAGCACCGGAGCCGGCCCGCGCCGCCCGGCACGTGCCTCCCGCCCACGACGCGCCGCTTCCCCCGCTCCCCTGGGCCCCGGcgcccctcccgcccccccggGTTCCCCGGCACCGCCGTCCCCTCAGCGCCCCCGGTGTCCCTCAAGCCCCGCTGGTTGCCCTCAGGCCCCCCCCGCATAGTCCCGCCGTCCCCCCTCAGCCCGGCCGCTGGTCCCTTGTCCCCATCGTCCCCTCAGCCCCACTGGttcccctcagcccc
This window contains:
- the HSF5 gene encoding heat shock factor protein 5; translation: MEEPLLPAPINPNNFPAKLWRLVNSPLFRSIRWDASGEGLLIDQPLFESELLGAGPGRAAGPGGDGAVGAGDLFKTTNFTSFIRQLNLYGFRKVVMGPAGGAAGTGTGPGPGPGPGGDGGGSGGPLHHFHSPHFRRDRPDLLVHLKRLTSANKAKLAAGLEVTSRPPNRFQRLLGTSLHGDLLLPPSTPGKADRPGLLTVGQFHGPYHQDSLFPYSYISASSHNHSTLPSKSLDRTPVPSRTWQNSLGFVPGHEASPAFSDKGVAFPVLQRFPTEVTYTLQPNTSPVPLQQRSQAIATSPPKYSSYTSSMQFSQTYYPTAALQCCSPTTHIDPLTGYASPTASTYAHCSFFQSPPMQSPYAVEFLPSNWPCTTSDENKKTEVSLEAVFQIVDEMHSTPKAEMVKVEPVENQCSSPRSNRSQPLLVDTENSDPPSSIEESQLEPLTPVASDITSFVMGADQEMTCPLSQPSEFLYTLRTSASVESGTAQILQEPVTMQEAHAKLREQQDHFPTPSSVMFVQEGQRFSPQKYSPESKTKAKCQSNTSGTVVSSEEIGFLTSGTGPVNKSAVSSVQPRSRERRNSTQNSKSPDLHLLVDVACKQGHFPKEEIRE